Genomic window (Vitis riparia cultivar Riparia Gloire de Montpellier isolate 1030 chromosome 4, EGFV_Vit.rip_1.0, whole genome shotgun sequence):
GGTCCTTCATCAAGTTCATAGGATGAATTGAGGGAATGTTCAAAACCAATCTAGTATATTGCTTATAACCACTTCCCTTTCATTGGTGTATTGCTAGAgtgtgtgcatgtgtgtgtgtgtattccAGACTGTATTTTTCCATGTAGCTAACATGCCTCGTACACCTTAACGGCCAGGAAGAGGATAGTAGTAAAAAGGTATTAGATGATGAGCATGTCCTGATGTCCTCTGATCTAGGGTTTAGCTGTAGGCTTTAACATCGTAATATAAGTGCATTTTGTGTGGATGCTTTACATAACTCGTGTAGATCAGACCTGTTGAATATATTCAATcggtaattttatcattttgaccCTCAAACAGGTACTGGATGCAACCGACAATGAACCTTGGGGCCCTCATGGCTCTGCCCTGGCAGAAATAGCTCAGGccactaaaaaattgtaatttctaACCTATTGCAtactttctttctcattttattctttttttttttctcccaataTTATTctcagaaagaaaaaatgttttgctttttgtttgcATACCTGAAATGTTGTATGTTCCAGCACTGAATGTCAGATGGTTATGAATGTTCTGTGGACAAGATTAAGTGATTCTGGCCGAGACTGGCGCCATGTCTATAAGGTATATCTGctgttattttcaaaatatccattTTCATTTAGAAGCTTCGCCATCATTCCCCACCTTATAGGGTTATATTGTGTTTGGCCTCTTCCATGCCCTCAATTTATGATATCATTTTCTGTCTCAGTCACTGGCCGTTATAGAGTATTTGGTGGCTAATGGATCTGAACGTGCTGTTGATGATATAATTGAACATACTTTCCAAATCTCAGTATGAATTCTTCTCTACTATTCTGTGAACTTTGCCCATACAATTCTTAGCAATGACTAAAATAAGGTTGAAAATTGTTTCCAACATGTTTCCTCTGTTCTTCTTGTGAAGTCACTTTCAGGATTTGAGTATGTTGaaccaaatgggaaggatgtTGGAATCAATGTGAGGAAGAAGGCTGAAACCATTGTGGCTCTTTTGAATAACAAAGATAAAATACAAGAAGTTAGAAATAAAGCTGCTGCAAACCGCGACAAGTAAGTTTGTGCTTCAAGAATTCAGATTATCTGTTTAGTTAAACTTCTTCGCATTCTGTTTTTGGATTATTTGTCCATGAATAAACTGTCGAATGATGCTATCTTTAGGTTCGTTGGACTTTCCTCATCTGGAGTGACATACAAGTCTAGTTCAGCCCCATATGGCAGCAGCAGCTTTCAGAGTGCTGATCAGCATGGAGGTATGAGTAGCAAACGAGAAAATGATTCATTTAGGGATAGTTATAAAGACAGGGATCGGTTTGATGAAGAAAAGGTCAATGAGGATACTTCTGCTAAGTCACGTCAAGGGGTTGCCAGTGAGAATGAAGGGAACACCTTTAAAAAGGGATCTACACGCTATAGCaggttagggtttttctttcatgCATATAGGTCACAGATTGTAAATTTCACCACATGtatattatgaaatttgaaCATGCTGTTCATAGTTGGTAAACATTGGTTAAATTTACTTGTTGATGCCAAAAAGAGTTGCAGGAACGGGTTCATTTTCTTGttaatatagatatatatagcATTACCTCTGTTATCTTTCAATTTCTTGCTATTTTCCTAGTTTATGAATATTCTTTGTTCAGCAAGGATAAAGATACTTTGTCAACAAAGGCAAATTACTCTGACAAGTACGGGTCAATTCCCTCCCACAGTTCAAGTGTGCCTTCAATTAATGATGAAGATGATTTTGATGACTTTGATCCCCGGGGAACTTCCAGTACCAGTAAGGATTCTAAAATGATGTATTTTGAAGTTCTAGTATATTTATGTACTTTGTAAAAGAAAAGGTAGTGCACATATGCAGAGATATTAATATTTGTGGAGAcattaagtaaataattttattttttttgttgctatTTGATAATTGTCTGCTTTTTATCTATTATATTTGTAAAACAGAGACCACTGCTGGAAACATTAACCAACCAGACCTGTTTGGGCAAAGTTTGATTGGTGACCTCATGGATGCACCGGCACTTGTTCCCACAGAAATGTCTGCCATCAACAGCAATTCTGCAGAGCCTGATCTGTTTGCAGATGCAACTTTTGTTTCAGCACCACCTCATGTAGAAGAAGGTTCTAGTTCTCAGGTTGAGGTAGATGCTTCTTCACCTCAGTTTCTGAAAGTTCTGTAAAAAATGTGCTAATTTAAAATCTCTACCAGTCTGGGAATGGAGATTTCTATTCTGCATTCTACTAGTTTGGTGAGAAGATTGGCATTCCCTTCACAGTCCTGCGCAAACATGTGGACATGTGCATGCATGATAAAGattatttttcactatttttatatGGTTTCGGTTTTTCAGCAATGGGTGACTGAGTACATAATTTATATGAATTCTACAATGTCCtggaaatatttttctcatttttaggAGCAAATATTAATGCTGTTTTTGCATAATTAAGAAATGTTTCTCCAAAGTGTTTGTTAATGATGCCTATCTAATTAAACAATGAGAAATGATAAAATGTTTCTCCAAAGGAATTGCAgactctccctctctctctctctttctctcagtAGAAATGGTTCTATGTTATTTCCCATTTGTCAAAAAGGCATTACTTAAAATGTTATGGTTTGCAGTCAGTTTTCTTATCaaatgctctctctctctctctagaaatgGTTCTTTGTTATTTCCCATATGTCAAAATGGCATTGCTTTGAAAGTTTATGactttccttctattttcatATCCAACATGTATTGCACTATGAAATATCTACTTCCAACACCATTGGCATTTCAATGTGTCTCAAATCACTTAATAGAATGATTCTTTGTTGTTTCCCAAATGTCGAAGGgcattacttaaaatttttagaatttgcCATCTATTTTCCTATGCAATATGCATTATACTATAAAATAGCTACTTAGAAGACCATTGCCCATCATTTTGAATTTCCGGGGGCATCTAATAATCATCATTAAAAACTTATATGGATTCAGTTTATATTTTTTCCACAGTATGTGCTCAATTTTTGTCCTTCTGTGCTAATAATTTATCATGGCTAATTGAGCAGGTGAAGGTTGATCTATTTGGGTCTCAACCTGCTGGTCCTTCTGTGAATCCTCCAGCATTTGACTTTTTTGCTGCCCCTGATCCAGTTGTGCAATCAGAAACCAAGTCTCAAAAATCTGACACAGCCAGCCCTGACATTGTTGATCCATTTGCTGCAGTTCCACTAAACAGTTTTGATGGATCAGATCTTTTTGGTTCATTCACTTCCCATACCAACTCTGCATCTACAGAGCCTACACAAAGTCCTGCAAATGATGGCAACCTTAACAATTTGAATGGAAAATCCTCTGCAGAATTTCAACCTCCACCCAAGAAGGATGCTTTCCAGGTTAAATCTGGAATTTGGGCAGATTCACTGAGCCGTGGACTGATTGATCTTAATATATCCGCACGTAAGTCCTTATCTCTGAATTTCTATAATCCCTTTTCTGTACCATAATTCATTTGCATGTTTTACATCTTCACATTTATCATactgttttagtttttatttgatGCATGAATTTGGGACTCCATATGTGATG
Coding sequences:
- the LOC117912513 gene encoding clathrin interactor EPSIN 1, whose amino-acid sequence is MDFMKVFDQTVREIKREVNLKVLKVPEIEQKVLDATDNEPWGPHGSALAEIAQATKKFTECQMVMNVLWTRLSDSGRDWRHVYKSLAVIEYLVANGSERAVDDIIEHTFQISSLSGFEYVEPNGKDVGINVRKKAETIVALLNNKDKIQEVRNKAAANRDKFVGLSSSGVTYKSSSAPYGSSSFQSADQHGGMSSKRENDSFRDSYKDRDRFDEEKVNEDTSAKSRQGVASENEGNTFKKGSTRYSSKDKDTLSTKANYSDKYGSIPSHSSSVPSINDEDDFDDFDPRGTSSTKTTAGNINQPDLFGQSLIGDLMDAPALVPTEMSAINSNSAEPDLFADATFVSAPPHVEEGSSSQVEVKVDLFGSQPAGPSVNPPAFDFFAAPDPVVQSETKSQKSDTASPDIVDPFAAVPLNSFDGSDLFGSFTSHTNSASTEPTQSPANDGNLNNLNGKSSAEFQPPPKKDAFQVKSGIWADSLSRGLIDLNISAPKKINLADVGIVGGLSDGSDEREKGPQTSFSMGQAMGIGSGLGKSGFTSPPTGGVGGDDIFSSLGSQQYQFGGFKK